ACAAGTACAGTACCTCCTTGTTCCTGGGTTGATAAGAGAATCTCCTGGAAGACGCTTCTTGACTGCCAGAATTTGGCCACTCTGCGGCGGTCTCCTTGGCTCAAAATCTGAACAATCAAGAGTACCATTTACTTTACACCTTTATAGCTATGAGGACGAGCTATGGTCTATTGTAATGTAACAAGGCAAAAGAAAACAGCACACGTCACCTGTATTGCGTTTGTGTGGACTCTTTCCAGGACTGAATGGGGCTGGGCCTGCTAGACAGAAACAAAACAAGGAGTGCTGGTGTTGGATCAAAGAGTACACATGCAATCTGTAACAGCAATTAGCAAGTTCTTGAACTTCCCTAGATCAGAGTCAGTATGATAAGAAGAGAACTGTGTGCTGAATGAGGGCTCCGTCCCAAACCTTACCTGTATGGTCTAAACGAGTCAGACTGTCTGCCATTCTAAACAGCAGCTCTCTCAGTTTCTCTTTGGCCTCGGGCTGTTTCAGTCTGGACAGAGTCACACTCAGGTCCCCTGGACTGGTGCCTACACAGAGCACTGCACCGGTGCCCTGCACTGATACAGACACAATCCCACTGCCACAGGCAGACCTGGGAGAAGATACGGGAGGAATACAAGTAATAAGTAGTATAAAGACATGGAATGTATAAATGTGTCCGAAAGAGTCAATGATCTTGTAAGGATCTCAAGGAGCACATGAAATGGGGAATGGGAAAAACATGCCTGATTTTCAAGATATAATCCTCTGTTGACTTCAAGGCAAACTTCTGTCTCTGAAAATAATAGTGCATGTCATTATGTTATCAAATAAAGAAGGAAAATGCTACTCTTTGCAGGTTTAGTTCAATAAGTATACTTACAAACTGGTTCAATGTCTCCTCAGTGAAATCTGTGCTCCAAACATCAGCGGCATTTGTCAAACTGGGACAGGAAAACAAGTAAATTATGTTAGCTGTAATgtcactacaacaacaacatctcTAGCTATCATGCATCTTTCTTTCTCTTACAGGTGGCTCTTTTCTATCTCGCATTCTCCAGTTGGCACCACTAGAGGCCGCTTTAATATTTGTTGTTAGCCAATCTCTAAAAGACCTCAGCACGAGCTTCTGATTCACCCAAATCGATGAGATATGTAAACGTATTGTTAGTTTGGTAGCTATATGCCAAGAACTAGCTAGCAATTTAGGACAGTtttctgttagctagctagttatcgtTGTTAGAAAAGCATGGTTAGATATACGGAAATGGATAGCTATCAACACTCACCCAACATTGAACATCTCCGATGTTTTATGCGTGTAGCATATGAATTTAGACTGGTCCTTTTTATCTACCACGGTGCAGTAGGACATTTGGGTCAACTGTCGATTTCCATCCATGTTTTGTGTTGGTGTAGGCAGCATGAGATGATGTTCAGGGAACCTCCATTGTGTGAGTGGTTGCCGCCAGTGCTAGCCCATGTCTCTGTAACACTGTGCAACGTTTCGATGCTGAATGTGTAGCCAGTCAGTGACGTGGCAGCATCAATCAGGAAGTGTTCGCACAGCAGTCTGAGAAGTTGCTTCACGTGTTACTTCTTATCTTGTTCTTCTTTTTCAGAATATATGTTGATCTgtaaacaaatatatattattGTAGTTTGAACtgtgtagctagctacatgttcGTCTATACGCTAGCCTAGGAAGGTAAATTATGATAATATTGTGATTGTTTTTCTAAATATGTGCGCTAGCTAGCGATCTTGTTGCATGTCTCAACCAGCAGTTAAatagttagctagcaagctaactaaTATTTAATCCAATCCTATGTTACCCATGTTCATGTTATTGATGGTGGCTTTAGTATCTCGCCTTGGCATAATAATTGTTGACACTGTCTATATTTCCAGATTTGACAGGTGCTGTGGTCCAGTAATATACAGACATCTTGGATGGCTTGGAAGTCAAGGACCCGCAGTCTACAGGAGTTCGACACAGAGCTGAGTGCCTACACAGTGGAGTGGTGCCCCATTCCACATTGGCAAAACATACTGGCATGTGGAACATATCTACAGAAGGGGCATAACTACATAAGGGGCCAGACATGGTAAGACCgtagaccagggctctccaaccctgttactGGAGagctgtaggttttcactccaaccacagttgtaactaacctgatttatcttaccaaccagctaattattataaTCAATTGCGCTAGATCTCCAGGGGGGTATTCCAGAAGGATAGTTTAACAAATTCAGGATTCCCTGAACATATCAGTCTTTCCTTAACCAGATGAGAGAGTCTGGGATTTCTTGGTTCCAGATTGGATACTTCTCGTTTAAGTAATTAGGCTAACCGAAGCATGCACGCAACATTCAAAAAGGTCCTCATGTCAATGACAGAAAAAAAGTACAGATATGTAGTCAAAATACAGTCTACAACAAGAAACAATTGTAACAACATACAACGAATATGTAAACATATTTAAAAACGaaataaaaaacaatgaaaataaaatctgagatatttactacacaacaaacatgagatcaaaaacaaaagaatgacacaaactgaacaactaaaaagcaccctgaggaaaagcaaagctaaaaatatgttttaagatctcttttaaatatgtccacagtttcggaaGAAGCAAAACTGCATTGGGTTACATTGTCTATGTAGGGGTTGAGTAAGTTGGCCAGATATATGATTGTGCTGAAAAACTATAACATTCCAAAAGAAAATCTTCTGAATGACCTAAAGGATCTATTCGAGGTCCAATAATTCCTTCCATTTGTAGTGCACAGCGAACAATGCAGGCTCTGATGTGAATTCGATTTTACGCAAAGGGACATGCCATAGTGACGGACAAGAATCTGATTGGCTGAGAAGCCTTGTCTTTATTCACCAGGACAGGCTAAGATCAAGTGAACCTAGTAGGTAACAGGTTTGCTTCAGAGCATTCGTTGCTATGGTTTTTAATCAGACTATACATTGAGCTCTCTTTCTGGAACCAGAAATTCTGAGTGTACTCACATTTTGGTTTGACAGATCTCGCTAACTCACTAATCCGACTTTCTGGAATACCcctcaggaacagggttggagagtcctGCTGTAGACACTAATGCTAGACAGACAATCAAAACCAAGATATGACTGTATACACCACAATGTATGTCACTGACTGTAAATCAGAAAGTTGTTACTTCTCATACCCGTTGAGACTGTGCTGGTCTGTGTATAAGGTGGTGTGGCCGTGAGCTAGGCTCCTGTACACTGACAGTTCTCTATTTGTGCAATCATCAGGGATCAGAGGCGGCGGCTACTCGGATTGGCCGACTGTACCTCTTCCAGTTTCGTCAACAGGGACCTATCCCCAATGAGCTGCAGCGAATTGACACCAGCTATATAAGATAAAAAATTGTAAGATGCAAACAGCTATAAATACTTTTCAGTTTGTTCCTCCGCTTGCTTGGCTTCTTCTTCTTGATTAACTTGTTGCTATACTTCTATTCCCAGGTGTCATGTGCCAGTTTCTGAGAGGCCTGTGTTGTGCATGGCTACAGCCAGTGGGGAGCTACAGCTGCACATACGTCTGAGAGACCTCTGTTGTGCATGGCTACAGCCAGTGGGGAGCTACAGCTGCACATACGTCTGAGAGGCCTCTGTTGTGCATGGCTACAGCCAGTGGGGAGCTACAGCTGCACATACGTCTGAGAGACCTCTGTTGTGCATGGCTACAGCCAGTGGGGAGCTACAGCTGCACATACGTCTGAGAGGCCTGTGTTGTGCATGGCTACAGCCAGTGGGGAGCTACAGCTGCACATACGTCTGAGAGGCCTCTGTTGTGCATGGCTACAGCCAGTGGGGAGCTACAGCTGCACATACGTTTGAGAGGCCTCTGTTGTGCATGGCTACAGCCAGTGGGGAGCTACAGCTGCACATACGTCTGAGAGACCTCTGTTGTGCATGGCTACAGCCAGTGGGGAGCTACAGCTGCACATACGTCTGAGAGGCCTCTGTTGTGCATGGCTACAGCCAGTGGGGAGCTACAGCTGCACATACGTCTGAGAGGCCTCTGTTGTGCATGGCTACAGCCAGTGGGGGAGCTACAGCTGCACATACGTCTGAGAGACCTCTGTTGTGCATGGCTACAGCCAGTGGGGAGCTACAGCTGCACATACGTCTGAGAGGCCTCTGTTGTGCATGGCTACAGCCAGTGGGGAGCTACAGCTGCACATACGTCTGAGAGGCCTGTGTTGTGCATGGCTACAGCCAGTGGGGAGCTACAGCTGCACATACGTCTGAGAGACCTCTGTTGTGCATGGCTACAGCCAGTGGGGAGCTACAGCTGCACATACGTCTGAGAGACCTCTGTTGTGCATGGCTACAGCCAGTGGGGAGCTACAGCTGCACATACGTCTGAGAGGCCTCTGTTGTGCATGGCTACAGCCAGTGGGGAGCTACAGCTGCACATACGTCTGAGAGACCTCTGTTGTGCATGGCTACAGCCAGTGGGGAGCTACAGCTGCACATACGTCTG
The DNA window shown above is from Coregonus clupeaformis isolate EN_2021a chromosome 18, ASM2061545v1, whole genome shotgun sequence and carries:
- the LOC121581902 gene encoding protein PAXX isoform X2; the encoded protein is MLPTPTQNMDGNRQLTQMSYCTVVDKKDQSKFICYTHKTSEMFNVGLTNAADVWSTDFTEETLNQFRQKFALKSTEDYILKIRSACGSGIVSVSVQGTGAVLCVGTSPGDLSVTLSRLKQPEAKEKLRELLFRMADSLTRLDHTGPAPFSPGKSPHKRNTDFEPRRPPQSGQILAVKKRLPGDSLINPGTRRKRQATGVAFDDEDDP
- the LOC121581902 gene encoding protein PAXX isoform X1, with amino-acid sequence MLPTPTQNMDGNRQLTQMSYCTVVDKKDQSKFICYTHKTSEMFNVGLTNAADVWSTDFTEETLNQFRQKFALKSTEDYILKIRSACGSGIVSVSVQGTGAVLCVGTSPGDLSVTLSRLKQPEAKEKLRELLFRMADSLTRLDHTAGPAPFSPGKSPHKRNTDFEPRRPPQSGQILAVKKRLPGDSLINPGTRRKRQATGVAFDDEDDP